One Deinococcota bacterium DNA segment encodes these proteins:
- a CDS encoding quinate 5-dehydrogenase — translation MKHVVSVSLGSSKRATYIETELLGQSLLIERRATDGNIERAKELVRELDGKVDAIGLGGIDLYIYAGSKRYVIRDARKIADEAKKTPVVCGAGLKDSLERHVVETLGKTVDWSNKRVLMVSAVDRFGMAEALHEAGARIIYGDMMFSLGLPVPIRSISTTRALARLLLPIATRLPFTWLYPTGSKQEAVKEDWRSRYYHEVDVIAGDFLWIKRSLPNRFSGKTILTNTTTAEDIEDLRRRGVKTLITTTPRYGSRSLSTNLLEAAFVAIADKFPLSREDYTALIEEAGLEPDVLELNPSFS, via the coding sequence ATGAAGCACGTCGTCAGCGTGTCGCTAGGCTCCTCAAAGCGCGCCACCTATATAGAAACTGAGCTCCTGGGACAGTCGCTGCTCATCGAGAGGCGGGCGACTGATGGCAACATTGAAAGGGCAAAGGAACTGGTGCGCGAACTCGATGGCAAAGTTGATGCCATCGGCTTGGGCGGTATAGACCTTTACATCTACGCTGGATCGAAACGCTACGTGATCCGTGACGCGCGCAAGATCGCCGACGAGGCTAAAAAAACGCCGGTGGTTTGTGGCGCGGGACTAAAAGATAGCCTCGAGCGCCACGTGGTCGAAACTCTTGGCAAGACGGTGGATTGGTCCAACAAGCGTGTCCTCATGGTCTCGGCGGTAGACCGTTTTGGCATGGCGGAAGCGCTTCACGAGGCAGGGGCTCGGATTATTTATGGGGACATGATGTTTTCTTTAGGGTTGCCGGTTCCTATCAGGAGCATTTCTACGACGCGCGCGCTTGCTCGATTGCTCCTTCCCATCGCGACGCGTCTGCCTTTTACCTGGCTTTATCCGACTGGGAGTAAGCAGGAGGCCGTGAAAGAGGATTGGAGAAGTCGCTACTACCATGAGGTAGACGTGATTGCCGGAGATTTCCTCTGGATTAAGCGTTCACTTCCGAATAGGTTTTCTGGCAAAACCATCCTCACCAATACCACAACTGCAGAGGATATCGAAGATTTGCGCCGGCGCGGAGTCAAGACCCTCATCACCACCACCCCGCGCTACGGTAGCCGCAGCCTTTCGACCAACCTGCTCGAGGCCGCGTTCGTCGCTATCGCCGACAAGTTCCCGCTGTCACGCGAGGACTATACTGCGCTCATCGAAGAGGCTGGTCTCGAGCCGGACGTGCTCGAGCTCAACCCCTCCTTCTCGTAA
- a CDS encoding PIG-L family deacetylase: MDNSSATPDGTEADSTEVDLLLIVPHPDDEVFGCGGLFSKMAAFGKRVATLTLTRGGSGRTLELCSREELPALREAELRASLEVLGVRDPRLLDFPDGALNKVPEGEVITEIRSVLEELRPKCLVTFPPNGSNGHPDHVATHRFVRAALEASSQRPDRIYYFAAERPYSGPDRERFLSAAMIRAQHLAPTHYVDAHDFIENKIRAMGQYETQARSVLMFMRKFPRRLLFETFHRAEPHYPDDQAPMTVPWL, translated from the coding sequence ATGGATAACTCATCAGCTACGCCAGACGGCACCGAGGCGGATAGCACCGAGGTGGACCTTCTTCTCATCGTTCCCCACCCCGACGACGAAGTGTTTGGCTGTGGCGGCCTCTTCAGCAAGATGGCCGCCTTCGGCAAGCGCGTGGCGACTCTGACGCTCACCCGGGGCGGTTCGGGGCGGACGCTCGAGCTCTGCAGCCGCGAGGAACTGCCGGCCTTGCGCGAGGCCGAGCTGAGGGCCTCGCTCGAGGTCCTGGGCGTCCGCGACCCGCGCCTTCTGGACTTTCCCGACGGCGCTTTGAACAAGGTCCCCGAGGGCGAGGTTATAACGGAGATTCGCAGCGTGCTCGAGGAGCTCAGGCCCAAGTGCCTGGTAACCTTTCCGCCCAACGGCTCCAACGGTCACCCCGACCATGTCGCCACCCACCGTTTCGTCCGGGCGGCGCTCGAGGCGTCGTCGCAGAGGCCGGACAGAATTTACTACTTTGCCGCCGAGCGGCCCTACAGCGGTCCCGACCGCGAGCGCTTCTTGAGCGCTGCGATGATCCGCGCGCAGCACCTGGCGCCTACCCACTACGTGGACGCCCATGATTTTATCGAGAACAAAATCCGGGCGATGGGGCAGTACGAGACCCAGGCCCGGAGCGTCTTGATGTTCATGCGCAAGTTCCCGCGCCGCCTGCTGTTCGAGACCTTCCACCGCGCCGAGCCCCACTACCCCGACGACCAAGCGCCCATGACCGTGCCCTGGCTCTGA
- a CDS encoding type II toxin-antitoxin system prevent-host-death family antitoxin: protein MSVAEAKAKLSEMLARVEKGERFTITRRGKPVAVVSAPEGVYQPLPSRAELREKLGRVKESALESLLALRDEARY from the coding sequence ATGAGTGTTGCCGAGGCCAAGGCGAAGCTGAGCGAGATGTTGGCCCGGGTCGAGAAGGGGGAGCGCTTCACCATCACCCGCCGGGGCAAGCCGGTGGCGGTGGTATCCGCCCCGGAAGGGGTCTACCAGCCGCTGCCGTCTCGAGCCGAACTCAGGGAGAAGCTCGGCAGGGTCAAGGAGAGCGCGCTCGAGAGCTTGCTCGCCCTGCGCGACGAGGCCAGATATTGA
- the cysK gene encoding cysteine synthase A → MKRLDHYIGNTPLVRLFRVVEADMAEVWIKLEGFNPAGSIKDRTAKGMIDDAEERGILTPGSGRTIVEPTSGNTGIGLAFLAAVRGYRCVIVLPDTMSEERKRTLLAYGAELVFTPGELRMQGAIPRAQEIAEETGAWMPNQFENPANPRTHYRTTGPEIWQGMQGRIDAFVWASGTGGSISGVGRYFKEQNPKVEVIAVEPARSAVISGGEKGQHKFQGMGPGFIPGNLELSLLDGVKTVYEEDAFPLARRLAREEGQFIGMSSGATVWAALEVARELGPGKVVVCMAADTAARYVSTELFAD, encoded by the coding sequence ATGAAGAGGCTCGATCACTACATCGGCAACACCCCGCTCGTCAGGCTCTTTAGGGTGGTGGAAGCGGACATGGCCGAAGTGTGGATCAAGCTCGAGGGCTTCAACCCCGCCGGCTCGATCAAGGACCGCACCGCCAAGGGCATGATCGACGACGCCGAGGAACGGGGGATACTGACCCCCGGCAGCGGCCGGACCATCGTCGAGCCCACCAGCGGCAACACTGGCATCGGCCTGGCCTTCCTGGCGGCGGTGCGCGGCTACCGCTGCGTCATCGTCCTGCCCGACACCATGAGCGAGGAGCGCAAGCGGACGCTTCTGGCCTATGGGGCCGAGCTCGTCTTCACCCCCGGCGAACTCAGGATGCAGGGCGCGATTCCACGGGCGCAGGAGATCGCCGAGGAGACGGGCGCGTGGATGCCCAACCAGTTCGAGAACCCCGCCAACCCGCGCACGCACTACCGCACTACCGGCCCCGAGATCTGGCAGGGGATGCAGGGCCGCATCGACGCCTTCGTGTGGGCGAGCGGCACCGGCGGCTCGATCAGCGGCGTCGGGAGATATTTCAAGGAGCAGAACCCCAAGGTCGAGGTGATCGCCGTCGAGCCCGCCCGCAGCGCGGTCATCAGCGGCGGCGAGAAGGGCCAGCACAAGTTCCAGGGCATGGGTCCCGGTTTTATCCCCGGCAACCTCGAGCTGAGCCTCTTGGACGGCGTGAAGACGGTCTACGAGGAGGACGCCTTTCCGCTGGCCCGGCGCCTGGCCCGCGAGGAGGGGCAGTTTATCGGCATGTCGAGCGGCGCGACGGTGTGGGCCGCTTTGGAGGTCGCCCGCGAGCTGGGGCCGGGCAAGGTGGTCGTCTGCATGGCGGCGGATACGGCGGCGCGCTACGTGAGCACCGAACTCTTCGCGGACTAG
- a CDS encoding aldehyde dehydrogenase family protein, translating to MTVKDIFETMDYGPAPESAGGAEAWLGRHKGKLDLFIGGRWLKPKTGEYFETVNPAKNRPLAKVAQAGEEDVDAAVKAAREAQPQWQALGGHGRARYLYALARQVQKHSRLFAVLESLDNGKTIRETRDLDIPLVARHFYHHAGWAQLMESEFAGFEPVGVAGQIIPWNFPLLMLAWKVAPALAMGNSVVLKPAEFTSLTALLFAEITQEVGLPPGVLNIVTGDGRTGELLVRHEGISKVAFTGSTEVGRLIREATAGSGKALTLELGGKSPFIVFDDADLDSTVEGVVDAIWFNQGQVCCAGSRLLLHEGIAARMIDKLRARMETLRVGDSLDKAVDIGAIVAPVQLARIQDLVRRGEEEGATLWQPSWACPTEGCFYPPTLFTEVSPASSIAQLEIFGPVLVSMTFRTPEEAVELANNTPYGLAASVWTENLNLALDVAPKLEAGTVWVNSSNLFDAAAGFGGYRESGYGREGGKEGLWGYLKPVWEEGLPPYQSPQPPLARGVGGGLPASQGGAGGGLPAIDRTPKMYIGGKQARPDSGYSLTVYGAGGRAIGEVGEGNRKDIRNAVEAAAKAGSWTKTTAHNRAQVLYYLAENLAVRAPELEARLAQLTGQRPKAAAAEVQAAIGRIFTYAAWADKFDGAVHHTPMRNVTLAMNEPIGLIGVACPDEAPLLAFVSLLMPAIATGNRVVVIPSPRYPLVATDFYQVLDTSDVPGGVVNIVTGERDLLAKTLAEHDAVGAMWYFGPAEGSEMVERASTGNLKRTWVNYGRARDWADPAQGQGQAFLRQATQVKNIWVPYGE from the coding sequence ATGACCGTCAAGGATATTTTTGAAACCATGGATTACGGCCCCGCTCCCGAGAGCGCTGGGGGCGCCGAAGCATGGTTGGGGCGCCACAAGGGCAAGTTAGACCTCTTTATCGGCGGCAGGTGGCTGAAGCCGAAGACGGGCGAGTACTTCGAAACCGTCAACCCCGCCAAAAACCGGCCGCTCGCCAAGGTCGCCCAGGCGGGCGAGGAGGACGTGGACGCCGCCGTCAAGGCCGCGCGTGAGGCTCAGCCCCAGTGGCAGGCGCTGGGCGGGCACGGCCGGGCGCGCTACCTCTACGCCCTGGCCAGGCAGGTGCAGAAGCACTCGAGGCTGTTTGCCGTCTTGGAGTCGCTCGACAACGGCAAGACGATTCGCGAGACGCGCGACCTGGACATCCCCCTGGTCGCCCGGCACTTCTACCACCACGCGGGCTGGGCGCAGCTCATGGAGAGCGAGTTCGCCGGCTTTGAACCGGTGGGCGTGGCGGGACAGATCATCCCCTGGAACTTCCCGCTGCTGATGCTCGCCTGGAAGGTGGCGCCCGCCCTGGCGATGGGCAACAGCGTGGTCTTGAAGCCCGCCGAGTTCACCTCGCTCACGGCCCTGCTCTTCGCCGAGATTACTCAGGAGGTCGGCCTGCCGCCCGGCGTCCTCAACATCGTCACCGGCGACGGGCGCACCGGCGAGCTCCTTGTCAGGCATGAGGGCATAAGCAAGGTAGCCTTTACCGGCTCGACCGAGGTAGGCAGGCTCATCCGCGAGGCGACGGCGGGCAGCGGCAAGGCGCTCACCCTCGAGCTCGGCGGCAAGTCGCCCTTCATCGTCTTCGACGACGCCGACCTCGATTCAACCGTCGAGGGCGTGGTGGACGCCATCTGGTTCAACCAGGGCCAAGTCTGCTGCGCGGGCTCGAGGCTCTTGTTGCACGAAGGGATCGCCGCGAGGATGATCGACAAGCTCCGCGCCCGGATGGAGACCTTGCGCGTCGGCGACTCGCTCGACAAGGCCGTCGACATCGGCGCCATCGTGGCGCCGGTGCAGCTCGCGCGCATCCAGGACCTGGTCAGGAGGGGAGAGGAGGAGGGCGCCACGCTCTGGCAGCCCTCCTGGGCCTGCCCGACCGAGGGCTGCTTCTACCCGCCGACGCTCTTCACCGAGGTCTCGCCCGCCTCGAGCATCGCCCAGCTCGAGATCTTCGGCCCGGTGCTGGTGTCGATGACCTTCCGGACGCCCGAGGAGGCCGTCGAACTCGCCAACAACACCCCCTACGGCCTCGCCGCCAGCGTCTGGACCGAGAACCTCAACCTGGCCTTGGACGTCGCGCCCAAACTCGAGGCCGGCACCGTCTGGGTGAACTCGTCGAACCTCTTCGACGCGGCCGCGGGCTTCGGCGGCTACCGCGAGTCGGGCTACGGGCGCGAGGGCGGCAAGGAGGGCTTGTGGGGCTACCTCAAGCCGGTGTGGGAGGAGGGGTTGCCGCCCTACCAATCCCCCCAACCCCCCTTGGCAAGGGGGGTTGGGGGGGGATTGCCCGCTTCTCAAGGGGGGGCTGGGGGGGGATTGCCCGCCATCGACCGCACCCCCAAGATGTATATCGGCGGCAAGCAGGCCCGGCCCGACTCGGGGTACAGCCTGACGGTGTACGGCGCGGGGGGCAGGGCCATCGGCGAGGTGGGTGAGGGCAACCGCAAGGACATCCGCAACGCCGTCGAGGCGGCGGCCAAGGCCGGGAGCTGGACGAAGACCACGGCCCACAACCGCGCCCAGGTGCTCTACTACCTGGCGGAAAACCTCGCGGTGCGCGCGCCCGAGCTCGAGGCCCGCCTCGCGCAGCTCACCGGCCAGCGGCCCAAGGCCGCCGCCGCCGAAGTGCAGGCAGCGATAGGGCGCATCTTCACCTACGCCGCCTGGGCCGACAAGTTCGACGGCGCCGTCCACCACACCCCCATGCGCAACGTGACCCTGGCGATGAACGAGCCCATCGGCCTTATCGGCGTCGCCTGCCCCGACGAGGCGCCGCTCTTGGCCTTCGTATCGCTGCTCATGCCCGCCATCGCCACGGGCAACCGCGTGGTCGTCATCCCCTCGCCGCGCTATCCGCTCGTTGCCACCGACTTCTATCAGGTCCTGGACACCTCCGACGTGCCCGGCGGGGTGGTCAATATCGTCACCGGCGAGCGCGATCTGCTGGCGAAGACGCTCGCCGAGCACGACGCCGTCGGAGCGATGTGGTACTTCGGCCCGGCGGAGGGCAGTGAAATGGTCGAGCGCGCCTCTACCGGCAACCTCAAACGGACCTGGGTGAATTATGGCCGGGCCAGGGACTGGGCCGACCCGGCGCAGGGCCAGGGGCAAGCGTTCTTGCGCCAGGCGACGCAGGTCAAGAACATCTGGGTGCCCTACGGGGAGTGA
- a CDS encoding alpha-ketoacid dehydrogenase subunit beta, translated as MPTLNLVKAVNQALDQALARDQRVLLFGEDVGRMGGVFRVSDGLQAKYGEKRVFDTPLAESGIVGFAIGLALAGLRPVAEIQFAGFVYPALDQILSHLGRYRHRSRGRYSIPLVLRMPYGGGVHTPEQHADSPEAILAHVPGVKVVIPSSPERAKGLLLAAIEDPDPVFFLEAIKLYRSVRAEVPEDYYTLPLGEARVVREGDAVTLICYGGMVEVCAKAAEVAAREGVALEVIDLETLTPLDSDTVLASVAKTGRAVVVYEAMRTGGFGAEVVARIAEEAVDHLRAPVLRVAGWDAPYPPFSAVAHHYRPDARRVLAAVRRVLEH; from the coding sequence ATGCCGACGCTTAACCTCGTCAAGGCCGTCAACCAGGCACTCGACCAGGCCCTGGCGCGTGACCAGCGGGTGCTGCTCTTCGGCGAGGACGTGGGCCGGATGGGCGGCGTCTTTCGCGTCTCCGACGGCCTCCAGGCCAAGTACGGCGAAAAGAGGGTCTTCGACACGCCGCTGGCCGAGAGCGGCATCGTCGGCTTCGCTATAGGCCTGGCGCTGGCGGGGCTGCGTCCGGTCGCCGAAATCCAGTTCGCGGGCTTCGTCTACCCTGCCCTCGACCAGATCCTCTCGCACCTGGGCCGCTACCGCCACCGCAGCCGCGGGCGCTACAGCATCCCGCTGGTCTTGCGGATGCCCTACGGCGGCGGCGTCCACACCCCCGAGCAGCACGCCGACTCGCCCGAGGCCATCCTCGCCCACGTGCCCGGCGTCAAGGTGGTCATCCCCAGCTCGCCAGAGCGGGCCAAGGGCCTCCTCCTCGCCGCTATCGAGGACCCCGACCCGGTCTTCTTCCTCGAGGCCATCAAGCTCTACCGCAGCGTCAGGGCCGAGGTGCCGGAGGACTACTACACCCTGCCGCTGGGCGAGGCTAGAGTCGTTCGCGAGGGCGACGCGGTCACCTTGATCTGCTACGGCGGCATGGTCGAGGTCTGCGCCAAGGCGGCCGAGGTGGCGGCGAGGGAGGGCGTCGCCTTGGAGGTGATCGACCTCGAGACCCTTACCCCTCTCGACAGCGACACGGTCCTGGCCTCGGTCGCCAAGACCGGCCGGGCCGTCGTCGTCTACGAGGCCATGCGCACCGGCGGTTTCGGCGCCGAGGTGGTGGCGAGAATTGCCGAAGAGGCGGTGGACCACCTTCGGGCGCCCGTCCTCCGGGTGGCCGGCTGGGACGCGCCCTATCCGCCCTTTAGCGCCGTCGCGCACCACTACCGGCCGGACGCCAGGCGGGTTCTGGCGGCGGTGAGGCGGGTGCTCGAGCACTGA
- a CDS encoding FAD-dependent oxidoreductase, with product MPTTSPQHNSVWRATAQLPEHPPLGESLSTGVCVVGAGLSGMTTAYLLLREGEEVVVLDDGPIAGGETGGTTAHLNSELDDGYTELERLFGSEGLKLASDSHAAAIDLIESIAQEEQIDCDFERLESYLFGPPGESAEFLTEELGAIQRAGITGVDKVARAPLDGFDTGPALRFANQAQFHVLKYLAGLEKAITRRGGKIFLYSHVTEVAGGAPVKVTTREGHGVTAGAVVLATNAPIGERLLYSSRQGAHRSYVIGLEVAKGAVYPAQYADTAEPYHYARLHPLDDERELLMVGGEDHKTGQEDEADGRYERLERWARERFLAAGRVLYRWSAQLMEPFDALAFLGRDPGSDNVYVITGDSGMGMTHGTLGAMICADLIRGRDNPWAELYSPKRLEAGAVPTMLREGVNEISKLGHWLRAGEVASADEIAPGSGAVMRRGLGKVAVYKDEQGTVLERSAVCSHLGCIVAWNPEAGSWDCPCHGSRFAPDGEVLNGPAIKALAEVEPQ from the coding sequence ATGCCAACGACCAGCCCTCAGCACAACTCGGTCTGGAGGGCGACGGCGCAACTGCCGGAGCATCCTCCCCTCGGCGAATCCCTGAGCACGGGCGTGTGCGTGGTCGGCGCGGGCCTGTCGGGGATGACGACGGCCTACCTGCTCCTCCGCGAGGGCGAGGAGGTCGTGGTCTTGGACGACGGCCCCATCGCCGGGGGCGAGACGGGCGGCACCACCGCGCATCTGAACAGCGAGCTCGACGACGGCTACACAGAGCTCGAGCGGCTTTTCGGCAGCGAGGGCCTCAAGCTGGCCAGCGACTCCCACGCCGCCGCCATCGATCTCATCGAAAGCATCGCCCAGGAAGAGCAGATCGACTGCGATTTCGAGCGCCTCGAGAGCTATCTCTTTGGGCCGCCGGGCGAGTCGGCGGAGTTTCTGACCGAGGAACTGGGAGCCATCCAGCGAGCGGGCATCACCGGGGTGGACAAGGTGGCGCGCGCGCCCCTGGACGGCTTCGACACCGGGCCCGCGCTGCGCTTTGCAAACCAGGCTCAGTTCCACGTGCTGAAGTACTTGGCGGGCCTGGAAAAGGCCATCACCCGCAGGGGCGGCAAGATCTTTCTCTACAGCCACGTCACCGAGGTTGCGGGCGGCGCGCCTGTCAAGGTCACCACCAGGGAGGGCCACGGTGTCACGGCCGGAGCGGTGGTCTTGGCGACGAACGCGCCCATCGGCGAGCGGCTGCTGTACTCGAGCCGACAGGGCGCCCACCGCTCCTACGTGATCGGCCTGGAGGTAGCGAAGGGCGCCGTCTACCCTGCCCAGTACGCCGACACCGCCGAGCCCTACCACTACGCCCGCCTGCACCCTCTGGACGACGAGCGCGAGCTGCTCATGGTCGGCGGCGAGGACCACAAGACCGGCCAGGAGGACGAGGCGGACGGGCGCTATGAGCGGCTCGAGCGCTGGGCCAGGGAGCGCTTTCTCGCCGCCGGGAGAGTCCTCTACCGCTGGTCCGCTCAGCTCATGGAGCCCTTCGACGCCCTGGCCTTCTTGGGCCGCGATCCGGGCAGCGACAACGTCTACGTCATCACCGGCGACTCGGGCATGGGCATGACCCACGGCACCTTGGGCGCCATGATCTGTGCCGACCTGATCCGGGGCCGCGACAACCCCTGGGCCGAGCTCTACAGCCCCAAGCGCCTCGAGGCCGGGGCCGTCCCCACCATGCTCCGCGAGGGCGTCAACGAGATCTCCAAGCTCGGCCACTGGCTGAGGGCGGGCGAGGTCGCCTCGGCGGACGAGATCGCGCCGGGCAGCGGCGCCGTCATGCGCCGGGGGCTGGGCAAGGTCGCCGTCTATAAGGACGAGCAGGGCACGGTGCTCGAGCGCTCGGCGGTCTGCAGCCATTTGGGCTGTATCGTCGCCTGGAACCCCGAAGCGGGCTCCTGGGACTGCCCCTGCCACGGCTCGCGCTTCGCCCCGGACGGTGAGGTCTTGAACGGCCCCGCCATCAAGGCTCTGGCCGAGGTCGAGCCACAGTAG
- a CDS encoding GNAT family N-acetyltransferase: MFRAAIGDGLELRLLDFRHAEALYRLTDKNREGLRRWLPWVDGARSPEDSRAFIRSGLEQLARDDGFQAGIWLAGKLVGVIGFHYFKWHSRRTEIGYWLDAGAQGRGVMTRACRRLCDYAFVELALSRVEIHCDADNASSRKVAERLGFIQEGVLRGVGYNAGGHANEVIYGLLADEWPATMTKRMTI, translated from the coding sequence GTGTTTCGCGCCGCTATCGGCGACGGGCTCGAGTTGCGCCTCCTGGACTTCCGCCACGCCGAGGCGCTCTACCGCCTCACCGACAAAAACCGCGAGGGGCTCAGGCGCTGGCTGCCCTGGGTGGACGGGGCGCGCTCACCGGAGGACTCCAGGGCGTTTATCCGGAGCGGGCTCGAGCAGCTCGCCCGCGACGACGGCTTCCAGGCGGGCATCTGGCTTGCGGGCAAACTCGTCGGCGTCATCGGCTTTCACTACTTCAAGTGGCACAGCCGCCGCACCGAGATCGGCTACTGGCTGGACGCGGGCGCGCAGGGCCGGGGCGTGATGACGCGCGCCTGCCGCCGCCTCTGCGACTACGCCTTTGTGGAGCTGGCGCTAAGCCGCGTCGAAATCCACTGCGACGCCGACAACGCCAGCAGCCGCAAGGTGGCCGAGCGGCTGGGCTTTATCCAGGAGGGCGTCCTCCGCGGCGTCGGCTACAACGCCGGGGGGCACGCCAACGAAGTCATCTATGGGCTGCTCGCCGACGAGTGGCCTGCTACAATGACCAAGAGGATGACCATCTAG
- the deoC gene encoding deoxyribose-phosphate aldolase: protein MPLDLDWVKSLQVNKSAVERRAATLGTRRSVKKDHQAAWLLKAISCTDLTTLSGDDTEGRVLRLCAKARRPVREDILDALGVADLELSVGAVCVYHAMVKAAVGALRGSKVPVAAVSAGFPAGLSPVGQRLGEIHASVAAGAQEIDIVVTRAHVLTGDWAALYGEVAAFRAACGEAHMKAILATGELGTLRNVARASAVAMMAGADFIKTSTGKESENATLPVSLVMVRMIRDYHERTGYKVGFKPAGGIKTAKQALEWLILMKEELGREWMEPELFRFGASSLLGDIERQLEHFVTGRYAALYRHPLA, encoded by the coding sequence ATGCCCCTCGACCTCGACTGGGTGAAGAGCCTCCAGGTCAACAAGAGCGCCGTCGAGCGCCGCGCCGCCACCCTGGGCACCCGGCGCAGCGTCAAGAAGGACCATCAGGCGGCCTGGCTCCTCAAGGCGATCAGCTGCACCGACCTGACCACGCTCTCGGGCGACGATACCGAGGGCCGGGTCCTGCGGCTCTGCGCCAAGGCGCGCCGGCCCGTCAGGGAGGATATCCTAGACGCCCTCGGCGTCGCCGACCTGGAACTCAGCGTGGGGGCGGTCTGCGTCTATCACGCCATGGTCAAGGCGGCGGTCGGCGCTCTTCGCGGTTCCAAGGTTCCCGTGGCGGCGGTCTCGGCGGGCTTTCCGGCGGGCCTCTCGCCCGTCGGGCAGCGCCTCGGCGAGATTCACGCCTCGGTGGCGGCGGGCGCTCAGGAGATCGACATCGTCGTCACCAGGGCGCACGTCCTCACGGGCGACTGGGCCGCGCTCTACGGCGAGGTCGCGGCCTTCCGCGCGGCCTGCGGCGAAGCGCACATGAAGGCGATCCTCGCGACCGGCGAACTGGGCACCCTGCGCAACGTCGCCCGGGCGAGCGCGGTCGCCATGATGGCCGGGGCGGATTTTATCAAAACGTCGACCGGCAAGGAGAGCGAGAACGCCACCCTGCCCGTCAGCCTGGTGATGGTGAGGATGATCCGCGACTACCACGAGCGCACGGGCTACAAGGTGGGCTTCAAGCCCGCCGGGGGCATCAAGACCGCCAAGCAGGCGCTCGAGTGGCTGATTCTCATGAAAGAGGAATTGGGCCGCGAGTGGATGGAGCCCGAGCTCTTCCGCTTCGGCGCCTCTTCGCTGCTGGGCGACATCGAGAGGCAGCTCGAGCACTTTGTGACCGGCCGCTACGCGGCGCTCTACCGCCACCCGCTGGCCTAG
- a CDS encoding type II toxin-antitoxin system VapC family toxin, whose protein sequence is MRPARGASYLDTSFVVPFYLLETSSGRVEGFLRSQPPGSLVLSSWGGVEFASTLARNVRMGLQEREKARALFDVFKADARTLFRVHVPTAADFSLAASLLIGQPQSGLRGGDALHLAIAKNHGLTLYTLDKALLAAADTLGVAASDAGSGGAS, encoded by the coding sequence TTGAGGCCGGCTAGGGGGGCGAGCTATCTCGATACGAGCTTCGTCGTGCCCTTCTATCTTCTGGAGACGAGCAGCGGGCGGGTCGAAGGGTTTCTTCGCTCACAGCCGCCCGGCAGCCTCGTCTTGAGTTCTTGGGGAGGGGTCGAGTTCGCCAGCACGCTGGCGCGCAACGTGCGCATGGGTTTGCAGGAGAGGGAGAAGGCTCGCGCCCTCTTTGACGTTTTCAAGGCGGACGCCAGGACACTCTTTCGCGTCCACGTGCCTACGGCAGCGGATTTCAGCCTCGCCGCCAGCCTGCTTATCGGACAACCTCAGTCGGGTTTGCGCGGCGGGGATGCACTTCACCTCGCCATCGCCAAGAACCACGGCCTCACGCTGTACACTCTGGACAAGGCGCTGCTCGCCGCCGCGGACACGCTCGGCGTTGCCGCCAGCGACGCGGGCAGCGGAGGAGCATCATGA